CCGAGCTTGCCGCTGTGCGCGGCCTCCGGCGAGGGGTTCACCACGAAGCCCAGACGCGTGACCCAGCCTGAGATGCCCTCCTCGAAGTCGGGGTTGGGCATGAGGGTCGGCAGGGCAGACAGGGCGGGCGAGCGGGCCTCCCGGAGTTGCTGGGCGTAGAACGTGCCGAAGTCCGGGCCGGGGAACTTGCCAATCTCGGTGATGGCCCCGGGCATAGAGTGGATGAGGTATCCGGCGCTCTTGCCCCCGGAGGCTGTGCTTTGCAGGCCGATCATCGCCCCCGCGAAGCTGAGGCGCACGATCTCCCGGAGGTCCTCGTTGTGGGTGCGGTTGGCGGCGAAGGCGAGGCCTTCGTCCATGATGCCGCCACTGCCCGAGCCGGCCGCGGTCAGGGGGCAGGAGGTGTAGCGGAAGCCGTTCTCGGCCGGCACCCACATCGTGTCCACGATGAACTTGGCGATGCCCACGATGTCATCGGCGACCTGCTCGCGGCCGGTCTCCTGGTAGAAGCGCTTCATGCCGGTCATCAGCACGCCGGCCATGAAGCCCGCCTCACCGGAGTGCTTCTGGTCGTCGGGGCAGTTGCAGTGGCCCGTCGGGAGCTTGTGGTAGTACAGGCCATACTCGGGCCGTGTCGCCTGGGCCTTCTCGTGCACCTTGGTCAGCATGATGTCGGCGGCGTTGAGGTAGTACGGGTCGCGCGTGGCGCGGTAGGCGCTCATGACCGCGATGGTCATCCAGCCGGGCTCACGCGCGTTGCCGAAGTCGAAGTTGGTGGTGTTAGGACCGGCCATCCAGTCGGCGGCGAGGCGGGCGCTGGCCAGGACCAGCGGGTCACCCGAGAGCATCCCGTACAGGAAGTTGCCGCCGGTCCACATGTGCCCGCGGTTGGTGGCGTAGCCGAGGGAGTAGACTTCCATGTCCTTGTAGTTGCGCGGGTAGTAGCCGCCGGTGTGGCCCATGCAGTGGACCCATATCTCGCCCGGCATCGGCTCGACGCCGCGGTCGGGTAGCCGCGTGGGCTCCTCGGCCCAATGGATCGTGTCAATGTCCGTGTTGTGGCGCGAGGCAGCCTCGCCCAGATAGAAGAAACGCGGGTCGCCGGTGCGCAGGTACTGCTGCAGCATGCCGACCTGCAGGTCGTACTCGATGTTGCCCCAGTTCAGGCGGCGCTCGCCCCACCAGTCGCCGTAGTTCATCAGCCCGTACTCGTGGTCGCGCTCGCGCCCATCGAGGTAGGCCGTGAGGCCGTCAGCCAGGATCTGGTCATAGGCGGCCCAGGCGGCAGCGTTGTCGGCGAGGATGTCGCCGGCCGCCTGCGCGGCCTGGTAGTACCGCGCCGGGGCCACGGCGGTGAGCGGGCGGGCGGCGCGCGCCATCACTTCGGCCGCGTCGGCCGGCGGGCCCAGCCATAGCTCGTGGCGCTTCATCAGGCCGCGCCGGTAGGTGTAGTTGCCATCGCGCAGGTAGTAGTACAGCTTCTCCTCATCGGGCTTGTTGGCGTACAGGTCGGCGGGGGAGATGGGCGGGCAGAGGCCCAGGCGCAGACCCGACGCGGTCGCGCCCAGCGACTTGGGGTACTGCTGCCAGAAGTCCTTGACCGCGAGCGTCAGGGCGTCGGTCTTCACCCAGCCGGCGAGGCGCTTGCCCGACGCGGCGCCGACGAACTTGTCGTCGAACTGCTGGACGACGTCGGCCCCACCGGCGAGGCTGACGGGAGTGGCGTCCACGACCCCGACGGTAGTGCTGGTCGGGGCGGCGGCGGTTGCCGCGTCCAGCGACAGCGACTTGATGGCCGTCAGGTTCTCGTGAATGAGGTCATTGCCGAAGACGTGGTCCACGCGGACGTACGACTTGCCCGCGAAGGCCGTAACGAGCAGGGCGCCCATGAAGTGCTTGCGCCCGGCGGCGGTGTAGTGGCCATCCATGCGGACGGTCGTGCGGAGAGCGCCGCGCTCGATAATCTGCACGTCCTCGGTCTCGAAGGCGAACGCGGTTCCGTCCTTGTCGGTGAGCGTGCTGGTCAGGCCGGCGAGGAGAGCATCGCCGGCGGCGGCGCGCAGCTCGGCGGCGCCCGCGCGCGGCGCGATGACATGCGCCGGGCCGGTGTCCACGAGCACGCCGCCGCGCCCGGACAGCTCGGCCAGCTTCAGCGGGGCGGCCACCGGCGGGCTGGCGGCCTTCGCCCCGTACTCGAGCACGAGGCCGAGCCTCTGGTCAGCCTTCAGGTCAAGCTGGGTGTCCAGCAGCAGCCACTTGATGCTGCCATCCTCCCAGCGCGACTCCGCACGGGCTTGCAGGGGCAGCGGCCCTGAGGGGGCCAGCAGGCGGGTGTTGGTCGCCTCGAACAGCGCGCCCTTCGCGAGGGGCACGCCGCAGGTCAGCGGCGTTCGGGCGCGATCCTGGCCGGCGGGCTCGGCGACGGTCAACTCCACCTTGCCGGCGGGCACGGGGCGTGGGGCGGCGGGGCTGGCGACGGGAACTGTCTGCTCGACGGCGGCCTTGTCCAGGCCGGTCAGCACCAGACGGAGCGTCCGGTTCGGGCCGACAGACAGACCGGGGAAGTCCAGCCGGTGGTTGTTGCAGGCGTACTTCTCCGGCCCCGCGCCTGGCGCGCCGGTCAGCTCGCCCGTCGCCACGGCAGGCGCATTGGTGATGAAGCGGACCTGCAGGTCGTAGGTCTTGCCGACCTCACGCCAGACCGGGCGAACGGTGAGGGCCCGCAGGGCCAGGGGTGGCGGCGGGGTCGCCGGGGCCTGGGCGAAGGCGGCACAGGCAAGCAGGAGTGTCAGCAGTGGCAAGACGCGGCGCATGGCATGCCTCCGAGAGGAAGTGGGGGATCAGTGCTTGGTGATGAAGGCCTGGACCAGGGGTGCATCGAGGTCGCGGTCGGTGAGCACGAGATAGACGGGCAGGTAGATGCCGCCCATGGCCAGGCGGTTGAGGACACGCACGGCAACCGTGTTGCCCTGCCCGGCGCGCAACTGTGACGCGACATCCGCCAGGAAGGGTGTGGTCCAGATCTGCTCGGGGGTCAGGCCGGTGCTGGGGCAGGAGTGCTCGCAGACCTGCCGGCCATTGACGTAGACCCACGCGTCCTCATCTACGGCCCCGAAGTACAGATAGGCATGTTTGCGCGCGGGGCCGGCGGGCAGCGTGAGCTGCTGGCGGTACCAGCCGAACCCCGTGTAGTCGGGGAAGCCCTGGCTCTCCCAGCCGTTCCCCTTGTCGCTGCGCACGACGGCCCAGCGGGAGTCGTCCGCACCCTCGGAGAACCAGCCGTCCTTGACGCCGACATCGCGCGGGTCGGTGGTGAAACGCCACTCGGGCGCCAGCGGACGGACGGTGACCTCCTCCGGCTTGATCTGCTGCAGGCTCTGCTTGACGCGGATCGCGTCGCGCCACCCCTTCAGCTTCTCCTCCAGGTCCGGACCGCCCTCACGCAGGTACTGCACCTTCTCGCGGCGGGCGATGGTCTCGAACTCCGCGAGTACAGCGGCGTACTGGTCCGGCCAGGCGTCCGGGCCCTGCACGAGCTTCACGTACAGGATCGGCAGCTTGGCGAGGTCCACACGCCGGCGCGCCTCGCCGGTGGGGCATTGCTGCTGCGCGTCGTCGAACAGCCGCGTGGACTGGTCGAGGAATTCCCTGGACAGGAACGGGGAGGTCATCGGGTAGCGGATGCCGCCCTCGGGCTTCTCCATCGTGTCCATGTGCTTGGCCTTGTTGGCATAGGACAAGTCCCAGTACGCCAGGAGGTCGCCAGCGGCGCGGCCGTAGTAGCCGGTGATGAAGTCAGTGACGAGGTCGGGCACCTGGAGCGACGGGTCCCACAGGACTTTGGCCATCACCCACGACCGCAGGGCGGCGAACTCGCTGCCGAAGCCCTGGTAGGCCGCCTGCATCATGATGCCCTTGACCTTGTGGCTCACGTAGAAGTCCACGGTCGGCTGCAGCACATCCATGTTGGGCATGGGGGCCGAGTAGTGGCTGAAGTTGACGAAGTAGTCCCAGATGCTCAGGTTGTCGGCGACCTTCGACCAGGCGATGATGGCGTCGCGGTAGCGCTTGCTCCGCGGGCCGGTGTTGTCGGTGAAGCAGGTGAAGGGATACGGCCACGAGTGCAGGTCGTTGCACAGGCGGATGATGACATTGTGGCGCGGGCGCACAAGCTTCGGCGCGTCCACGGTGTCGAGGTAGGCCAGGGTCGAGACCATGACCTCCGGCCGCTCCTGCTCCACGGCCTCGGCAATGTGGTTGAGGAAGGTGATGAGCGTCCCCGAGGGGCTGCCGTTGGCGTTGTCCACGGCCTGGCAGTTCGGGCACAGGCAGTGCTGCCCGCCGTCGTTGGGCGAGACTTCCACGATCTCGGTGTGCGGGTTCTTGCGCAGGATGGCCAGGAGGCTCTCGGTGGCGAGGCGCAGCACTTCGGGGTTGGTCAGGCAGAGCTGCTGGGCCGACCGCTTGCCGCTCTTGGCGAGCATGAAGTACTCCGGGTGTTTCTCGAAGTACTGGCCGGGCGGGACGAGCGTGTTGAACGTGTGGACGAAGAGGCCGTCGTAGTCCACGTGGCCGCCCCATTCCTCGGGGACGGCGGCGCCGGGGGCGTTCGTGCGGTTGCGCAGCGACCACGTGGCATCGAAGGCGTCGAAGTAGAACGGATCGCGCAGGAACAGGCGGGGCGCAAAGCCGCGCGGGACGGGAGCGAAGGTCAGCGTGCGACGGTGGGGGATACGGGCCGAGGTGCGGTCATACCAGCGACAGCCCAGGTCCTCCTCGAGCAGGGCGTAGACGGCGTTGATGGCTCCGCGGGCCTTGCCGCCCACGAGCAGCAGGCGCTGGCCGGAGACGGCGATGGCGTAGCCCTCGTTGCCGAGCCCGCCGCGCGGCAGCGGCAGCTTCACTCCGGCCAGCCGGTTGGTCTGGCCGACGCTGATCTCGGTCGGCCGGGCGGGCTCCGAGTCCGGGACGATCGCGAGCTTCGCGTCGGTCATCTCGCCGAGCCATTGGGCGAGATCGGCGGCGGCCTTCTGGTCCTGGGTGGTCGGGGCCGCCGGGATGACGATGACATAGTCCGTGGCCCCGCCCTTGGCCAGCGTCAGGGGCGCGGCGGCCTGACCCGTCGGCTGCAGGCTGTTGTGCCAGCGGGCCGGCGCGGCAACACACACCGCGGAGATCAGGAGCAGCGGCAGGGCGATCGGTAGCCAGGGCGCGGTCGGTCGGTTCATGTCCAGTCACCTCAGCAGGGGCCTCGGGGGCCGTATGGCGGCTTCTTCGCGCCGGCGACGCCCGTGCCCTCCCTGGAGCGCCGCACCTTGCGCCCCGCGCAGGTCACGGACGCGCGGGCAGCGAATTGCAGCGAGCGCCGTGGCGCACTGCCGATGCCCCCAAGGAGAGGTTGAGCCTTGAAGATACTGCAGATCACAGCCCCGGGCGAGTTCGCCCTTCTCGATGTGCCCATCCCCGAGCCGGGAGAGGGCCAGGTGCTCATGCGGGTGGACGCGGTCACCACTTGCGTCCAGTGGGACCTGCACTGCTGGCACAATGAGCCCATGTTCATCGGACACCAGTTCAAGTACCCGTACACGCTGGGGCGCTGCGGGCATGAGGCCACCGGGTGGATTGAGGCGGTCGGGCCGGGCGTCACCGAGTTCGCCCCGGGCGACCGCGTGAGCGCCTGGCGGGACCATTCCGAGAACGTTCAGGGCGCCTACGCGCAGTACTACGCCCTGCCGGCCGCGAGCACGATCCGCGTGCCCGAGGGGCCCCCGCCGGAGGCGCTGGCGCCGATCGAGATGGCCATGTGCATGGCCACGGTCTTCCGGATGCTCCGCGAGATGAACGTCATCGAGGGGCGCGTGTTCGGGCTGACGGGCCTGGGCCCGGCCGGGCTGATCGCCCTGCAGATGGCGCGGGCGGAAGGGGCGGCCGAGGTCATCGGCTTCGACCCGCTGCCCGAACGGCGCGAGTTGGCCCTGAAGCTGGGCGCGGATGCCTGCTACGACTCCACGACCGACCTCAGCGACAGCTTCCCCGCCCGTCCGGCGGCGCCGCGGCTGGAGACGACCGTGGACTGCGTGGGCGCCAGGCAGACGGTGGAGTTCGCCATGGATCACACCTCGGACGTGGTGGCGCTCTTCGGCGTGCAGCGCGAGGACTACATCTATGCGCCGCGCCATGGGCGCCTGCGCCTGTGCGGCTACAAGGGCCACTTCCGCGAGTCCGCGGAGTATGCCGTGGCGCTGATTGAGCAGGGCAAGCTCGACCTGGCGGCGCTCGTATCGCACAACTTACCCCTGGAGCGCTACGCCGAGGGGACGGCCCTGCTGGAGGCCCGGCAGGCCATCAAGGTCTGCTACTGGCCCTGGAAGTCCTGAGCGCGGCACGGGGCGAGCGGCGGGAGGTCATCGGCAGTTGGCGGGGAAGGGGCGGCAAACCTGTCCCGAGGAGCCCTGCTGATGTACCGATTGGATCCCGCTGCTGTCTATGCCTGGCCGCAACTGCTCGACGACCCGAGGCATGCCGCCCGCATCGAGCGCATCCTGCGTGCCTGCGACCGCTCGCTGAATGACCTCGTCCTCATCACTCCCGATTCGTTGGCGGATGTCATCAGCCAACTGCGCGACCTGGAGCGCCCGGCGCCGCGCCGCCGCGCGCTCGTGTTCGGCCAACTGAAGACCGACGACACCGACCCCGACTGGGAGGACCTGCTCAGCACCTGTCCCGAAGGCACGAGCCAGAACGAGTTGGTGACGCTGTACGGCTACGGGACGAACCTGAACCTACGGCGGCGGGAGTATGACCAGCAGGCCAACCACGTCTGCTGGTGCGCGCGGGAGTTCAACACCATCTGGGGCTGCTCGCACGGCTGTCAGTATTGCGGCATGGGGCGCGGGGGCAATCGGTTGGTCCTCGGCGTGAACCTCGAGGACTACGCCGAGAAGATCGTGCGGCCGGCGCTGGAGCAGTACCCGTGGCAGAAGTGCTACCGCCTCATCGGCGCGGCGGCCGACCAGATCACCTTCGAGCCCGAGTACGGCGCCTACGAGGCCATCGGGCGCCTGTTCTCCGAGTTCCCGGACCGCCACCTCATCACCCACACGGCCAGTGACAACGTCTACTGGCTGGGCGACTTCCCCTACCGCGACCGGGTCATCCACGTCTACAGCCTCACCTCGGATGAATACGCGGCGGCGCTGGAGCCGGATACGCCGACCCCGGCGGAGCGTCTGGCCGCGGCCGCGTACTGCGAGAGCATCGGCATCCCCTCGCGGCCGAAGCTCAAGCCCGTCATCCCGGTCCGCAACTGGCGGGAGGACTACGAGCGCCTGATCGCCGACCTGTTCGCCCAGACCCACCCCCAGTCCGTCGGTCTGTGTGTGATGATGTGGATGAACCTGCAGACGGCCCGCGAGTTCCTGGACATGGACCAACTCGAGCCCGCCTTCGCCCAGGCCATGCAGGACCAGGAGGAGGCCCTGCGCGGCGTGGACACCGGGCCCTTCCCGCCCGAGGTCCGCAAGGAGATCTACCGCTACCTGATCGGGCAGATCCGGCGCTGGGACGCGCAGGTGCCGATCTACATCAGCACCGAGACGCGCGAGATGTGGGACGAGATGGAGAGCGAGCTGGGGCAGAGCAAGACGGCCTTCATCTGCGGCTGCGGCCCGATGGCGACCCCCGATGCGAAGCTGACCCTGTCCCCTGACATGAAGTACACGACCTACGCGGCCACGGACTGCTGAGCCCGGACGCCGGGCGGCGAGCAGTGAGGGCACTGGCCCCGGGGGCCCAAAGGAGACGGAGAATGCGCATACGGACAGCCGTGAGACTGGCGGCGGCGCTGCTGGCGGCTGGGACCCTGGTGTGGGCACAGGACAGCGGTCCGGCGAAGAAGCTGATCGAGGTCGGCTGGGACCTGCCCAACGCTGAACGTCTCCGCGCCAATCTCACGGTGATGGAAACCACGCCGCTGCAGGGCTGCGGGGTGCGCTTCGCCGGGCCGGGCAACAAGCCCGCCCTGTGGTTCTCCTTCAGCCGCGAGCCGTATGACAAGCAGGTGGTGGCACAGATCGTCAGCGACCTCAAGGCCGTGCAGCCCCGGCGGCTGCGCTCCCTCTTCCTGCTGATGAACGCCAACCCTGGCGATGTGGACTGGTTCGATGACGCCGGCTGGAAGGTGATCGTGGACCACTGGCGCACGGCGGCCCGCGTCACGCGAGAGGCCGGGATGGCGGGGATCATGTTCGATCCCGAAGCCTACCGCGACCCGTACCGGGCCTTCGACTGGTCGGCGCAGGCCCAGGCCGGGAAGCACACCTTCGCCCAGTACACGGAGATGGCGCGGCGGCGGGGGCGCGAGGTGATGGCGGCGGTCGCCAAAGAGAACCCGAAGGCCACGATCCTGGCGTTCTTCCTGCTCTCGATCCACCGGCAGGCTGCCGAGCGCGCCGACCCCATGGGCGCGTTGGCGGGCAGCCCATACGGGCTGCTGCCGGCCTTCGTCAATGGGTGGCTCGATGTGGCGCCCCCGACGCTGACCTTCGTGGATGGCTGCGAGAATGCCTACCGGTACAACAACCGGCTGGACTACCTGACCGGCGCGAACCTGATCCGCAACACCTGCGTGCGGCTGGTCGCGCCCGAGAACCGCTACAAGTACCGGGCGCAGGTGCAGGTGGGCTTCGGTGTATATCTGGATGCGTATGTGAATCCGCCGACGAGTTCCTGGTACATCAACCCGGGCACGCAGACGCCGGTGCGACGGCTGGCCGAGAATGTCACCACCGCGCTCGAGGTGGCCGACGAGTACGTGTGGATCTACGGCGAGCAGTGCAGTTGGTGGCCGGTGCCCCATCCGGCCGCGGACAAGGTGCGCTGGCCGCAGAAGCTGCCGGGGATCGAGCAGGCCCTGCGCATGGC
Above is a window of bacterium DNA encoding:
- a CDS encoding zinc-binding dehydrogenase, producing the protein MKILQITAPGEFALLDVPIPEPGEGQVLMRVDAVTTCVQWDLHCWHNEPMFIGHQFKYPYTLGRCGHEATGWIEAVGPGVTEFAPGDRVSAWRDHSENVQGAYAQYYALPAASTIRVPEGPPPEALAPIEMAMCMATVFRMLREMNVIEGRVFGLTGLGPAGLIALQMARAEGAAEVIGFDPLPERRELALKLGADACYDSTTDLSDSFPARPAAPRLETTVDCVGARQTVEFAMDHTSDVVALFGVQREDYIYAPRHGRLRLCGYKGHFRESAEYAVALIEQGKLDLAALVSHNLPLERYAEGTALLEARQAIKVCYWPWKS
- a CDS encoding DUF4838 domain-containing protein, producing the protein MNRPTAPWLPIALPLLLISAVCVAAPARWHNSLQPTGQAAAPLTLAKGGATDYVIVIPAAPTTQDQKAAADLAQWLGEMTDAKLAIVPDSEPARPTEISVGQTNRLAGVKLPLPRGGLGNEGYAIAVSGQRLLLVGGKARGAINAVYALLEEDLGCRWYDRTSARIPHRRTLTFAPVPRGFAPRLFLRDPFYFDAFDATWSLRNRTNAPGAAVPEEWGGHVDYDGLFVHTFNTLVPPGQYFEKHPEYFMLAKSGKRSAQQLCLTNPEVLRLATESLLAILRKNPHTEIVEVSPNDGGQHCLCPNCQAVDNANGSPSGTLITFLNHIAEAVEQERPEVMVSTLAYLDTVDAPKLVRPRHNVIIRLCNDLHSWPYPFTCFTDNTGPRSKRYRDAIIAWSKVADNLSIWDYFVNFSHYSAPMPNMDVLQPTVDFYVSHKVKGIMMQAAYQGFGSEFAALRSWVMAKVLWDPSLQVPDLVTDFITGYYGRAAGDLLAYWDLSYANKAKHMDTMEKPEGGIRYPMTSPFLSREFLDQSTRLFDDAQQQCPTGEARRRVDLAKLPILYVKLVQGPDAWPDQYAAVLAEFETIARREKVQYLREGGPDLEEKLKGWRDAIRVKQSLQQIKPEEVTVRPLAPEWRFTTDPRDVGVKDGWFSEGADDSRWAVVRSDKGNGWESQGFPDYTGFGWYRQQLTLPAGPARKHAYLYFGAVDEDAWVYVNGRQVCEHSCPSTGLTPEQIWTTPFLADVASQLRAGQGNTVAVRVLNRLAMGGIYLPVYLVLTDRDLDAPLVQAFITKH
- a CDS encoding carbohydrate binding domain-containing protein codes for the protein MRRVLPLLTLLLACAAFAQAPATPPPPLALRALTVRPVWREVGKTYDLQVRFITNAPAVATGELTGAPGAGPEKYACNNHRLDFPGLSVGPNRTLRLVLTGLDKAAVEQTVPVASPAAPRPVPAGKVELTVAEPAGQDRARTPLTCGVPLAKGALFEATNTRLLAPSGPLPLQARAESRWEDGSIKWLLLDTQLDLKADQRLGLVLEYGAKAASPPVAAPLKLAELSGRGGVLVDTGPAHVIAPRAGAAELRAAAGDALLAGLTSTLTDKDGTAFAFETEDVQIIERGALRTTVRMDGHYTAAGRKHFMGALLVTAFAGKSYVRVDHVFGNDLIHENLTAIKSLSLDAATAAAPTSTTVGVVDATPVSLAGGADVVQQFDDKFVGAASGKRLAGWVKTDALTLAVKDFWQQYPKSLGATASGLRLGLCPPISPADLYANKPDEEKLYYYLRDGNYTYRRGLMKRHELWLGPPADAAEVMARAARPLTAVAPARYYQAAQAAGDILADNAAAWAAYDQILADGLTAYLDGRERDHEYGLMNYGDWWGERRLNWGNIEYDLQVGMLQQYLRTGDPRFFYLGEAASRHNTDIDTIHWAEEPTRLPDRGVEPMPGEIWVHCMGHTGGYYPRNYKDMEVYSLGYATNRGHMWTGGNFLYGMLSGDPLVLASARLAADWMAGPNTTNFDFGNAREPGWMTIAVMSAYRATRDPYYLNAADIMLTKVHEKAQATRPEYGLYYHKLPTGHCNCPDDQKHSGEAGFMAGVLMTGMKRFYQETGREQVADDIVGIAKFIVDTMWVPAENGFRYTSCPLTAAGSGSGGIMDEGLAFAANRTHNEDLREIVRLSFAGAMIGLQSTASGGKSAGYLIHSMPGAITEIGKFPGPDFGTFYAQQLREARSPALSALPTLMPNPDFEEGISGWVTRLGFVVNPSPEAAHSGKLGALVTGTGQGQNEYLVTRYACGPPWEIMSLQAGQQYRLSAWVKVVEITPGTPPVSLRCAIRDKVQTRTAFATTTYDDTKPGTWQRLSCSFTVPDYGNSAYVAVNMNTREPVTIKLCVDDVNLTAAASPDLPTYSYPAVTADEAQLSGGVGLTALRSGPTWKLAALTGKQPGEAVLKLQVVEAGQYRVWLRGRAMGGPGQVAVTCDGQPAGSASATETFWQWLPTTAADKPVVVSLQPGEHVLKLAWPASSKLGVQKLVLSNDLNSR